Within Vicia villosa cultivar HV-30 ecotype Madison, WI linkage group LG1, Vvil1.0, whole genome shotgun sequence, the genomic segment AACATATATTCTATCAAAACTGTTTTTTGTTGTAATacatgttttcggatatgcacatctGAAATAAATTTGGAGGATTttggaagtgcatatccgaagtTATGAAGATTTCTTCTACACTAAATCAGCACCAATGCAAGCAAATAAGAGATGAAATAAGAAAACTTtccctcaaattgtagctttttaTGCTCTTTTTGCTATGATCGACCACTTGAAACTTGGTTTGGAGACGcaaaattgattgaaaatggTTGAGGTTTTTGAGAGGGTTTTGGTTTTCGAGtggaagaaaaagaatgaaatagtAAAGGTGGAAAAATTGTATATGAagggttttttcggatatgcatatccgaaaaaaccacTGATATTTTAAATTACACTTTCTTCTTTTTACCAAAACACACATCTAGAACCAAACTCCAAAACATAGAAAGTAGAAACCATAAATCACAAGAACTTACTTTCACTGAAGTGTTGCTCTCGTTGCCACCACCATTGTTTCTCTCACTATCGTCATTTTGATATTTTATGATCACCTTATTCGTGTTTAATTTCTCttcgttattttttttttttaccttttttttattcttcttcaacaaaatttcttctagtcttgttacaaaatagttttgatttgtatttgaagtgtgaaacatgttaattgatgtgtTTTGGTATGTTctatttgttaaactttcaaatctcttttcaaagtattaacttttatatttggTAGTGAGCTTATTTCATGATGCAATGGAAATCATCTAACTGTTTTGAATGTATTAAGAGCAACTTgtaatttatttcaaaaaatagaGCATGAAATCAAttacatgaaatgtattatttaaaaaataataacataaaatacatcgaaaaaatatgataatgcaGACTgatgaatacaatgtttgaaaaaaacattataaattgatcaaccgaaccaaaccaaagcGAAACAAACCGGTTAATTTGGTTCGATTTCATTTCTGAAAAATGTTAAAACGCGAACCAAACCAAACAGATAGAAATATCATCGGTTCATacttttttttgactaaaaaccGATCCAAACCAATTTGATTATACCCCTACTGATTATATTGAGGTGTCTACTCCTAAGATTAAGAGTAtgtttgttttagctttaaaaaatatattttttattttcaaaaataatttttctgaaaatgtttttcaaaatattccaaGTTTTTTTGAATTcgttttttcaaatttaaaagactaattttgacatcctataacaaaaatatacattgttaaatatcaaaatataattgaaatcataattttttcaaaaacttgtatttcaaaaatatttttttttgaaaaactatttgaaatatcttcaaaattaattgaatttttgaaatttcgatatttaaaacttttttcaataaaatattggacatgtaaaataaaattttaagaataattatttatgttaaattttcaggaattttttttaatgttttttaaacagaaatatttaatatttttgaaaaaattaatttttattttattttcaaaaataattttttaagaaaatgtttttcaaaatattaaaagtttttttaaactcattattttaaatttaaatgattagttttgacatcctttaacaaaaatatacattattaaatatcaaaatataattaaaatcataattttttctgtattttaaaaatagtttttttgaaaaacgatttaaaatatcttcaaaattaattgaatttttgaaatttcaatatttaaaactttttacaataaaataatggaatatataaaataatattttaagaataattatttatattaaaatttcatgaatttttttaatgttttttaaacaaaaatatataatattataaaaattattttaaaaaactgaaAGAAGTGATTCTTAAtcattttttaatcttttttcttACATCTAATTTCAAccaatcaactacctaactaagaataGAAGATGCCACCAAACCGCCTAAATTACCCTTCCTTGCATTTTAATTAACACTATGAATTGCCCCTTATCGTAATTTACTAATTGAATTAATTCTAACCAATGAAAAGAGTCCTTTTATACAAGTGGCATTCAATTTTTTCAAATTCCCTTTTCCCTCTCATTCTCCTCTATCCACCCTCTTTCCACATTTGTGTCATTTTCAACACTATCTCATTATCTCTCCCGGGTTTCCCTCATCTCTCTCTAAACCCCACAATCCCTAACACCTCTCATTCCCCctcattttctttctcttttatcgTCTCCCTCAATCTCTGTCTGCTTCCTCATTCATTTTCTTCTCATTTTCCTTTTTTATCAATTCCTCCCTCTATCACTGCTTCTCAAACGCAAATCATAAAGCatgaatgaaattgaaaatggATTTAATTGAGAGGTGTTTTTTTGAGAAAATGAGTGGTGATAGCAACGGTAATTTCGACGGGGTAAACGTCTCTGTCGAAAAAGCCTTCCAGCGCTTTCTTTGTCTTCCTGTTTGTAGGTATATCAGTATTTCTCCGTAAGTTCATCACTACCCTCTTCTTCCATTTTCCTTCTTCTGATTGCAATGGATGTTAACATTTTTGTCTGGTTTCACATATCTTATCTGTAGATCTGGTGCTATAAATCCCATTCGTGTTGACTCCGTCTCAGCTCTCACTCCCCAAGCCGAAGTTCAAGTAAAGATCTGATTTTCTTTGCATTTCATTCTAAccaaaattttcatttaaattcaTAGAGTGACATTAGAATGAAGCAAATGAgattcaataatatatatatcaCTATTAAACAAATATCTTGATTTAGTTTATATGGTTTGTTTTTCTATTTACCTTTGAAGATTGGTGTCTACTATGGAAATCCATAAGTGACAAGTGCTGGAAGTGCATTGAAGTTTTTTTCATCGGTTCAGCTAGAAGTTCGTCCTACACGAAAGATAAAGTCTGTAAGTACAATGGTTTTTTCATGATTAACCACATGGGCCTGAGTTCAATttcttataagaaacaattttggcttttttatattattaatttataattatttaaaaatgaaattaaaaataaaaatttttaaaaatgaaaataaaataaaatccaacgtggcaatccagtcacggtttaaaactaggaaaaaacctatttgaaaaaaatattaacagaaggacttatatgatccggttaaattttataagggattaaatcaagtctattttattgtgaaggactaatttgactcatgtaatatttgtgagggaccaaaatgggtcttcactctttttTTTATGTTACATCTATAAAATCATCATCCAATCTATTCATTAATCCATTCAATCTATTCACAATTAATAGTTttagatttagattttttttttaaattttaaatccattaataaattgatatttttaaatatattatagaaAAACAATTATTCATATCTTTCTAAAGTTTATTTGTACATATTTTCTGTGAAATTTGTCACTAAAacttactatttttatgagtcaCTCTCACCACAATATTTTTTAACCTAAGATATCAATTACTATTGCATTACCAAGTTAAATGCTATATATAGATTCATTTCATCTGTATTATGTTTTGTGAATCTTAATTAACATTCCTCATTCGAAGTTTTACTTATTTTACGTTTGTAATaaattattcatcttaagatttgatttacccgtgcggacgcacgagtGTTCTACTGGTAAGTTTATAAACCAATTCAATAAGTTATACTGTTAGtttattaaaatgatttaatatATATCATCCTAAAATACCAAATTTGACGAGCTTTATTATCTTAGATCGGGTCCCGCCCGATTGAGTAACCGGTCGATGTtatatttttagacaaaaatgGACCCGGTTTTGTACGACTATAAATATTAAATCGCGAAACTTCTAGGGCCAAGTTGAATTAATTAATACAACCACCGTTTTCGCTGTGTCTGTGGATCATTTTCTTCAATGGCAATGAAATCGGCACTGAGTCGAGGAATCGTGACTCGTTCAATGGACTCAACATCTCGTGGAgctttcactcgtttcttcagCAACAAAGGTAAGGTTCTCAGCGAGGAAGAACAGGCCAAAGAAAACGTCTACATCCAGGTACttctttttccctttttcttCGTATTTTTTGAATCGATCGGTGATTTTTTCGATTTCAGATTTGAAACGGTTGAATCGTTTATCTATTTGTGCAGAAATGGGAGAGGGAGAGGTTGGAGAAACAGAAGCAAGCGGCTGAGAAGGCTAAGGCAGAGAGAGCCAAAGAGACTGCTGATAACAAggtatataattttgtttttaggttATTGAGTTTGATATTCGTTTTTGCATATTATATCGGATTAAAACTAGGTTTATGGAGTTTTGATTTTGTGTGATTATTGTTATAAGagattttgtgtattttttgataTGTTAGTTTGTGTTTAGTGcagattttaatttagtttttaatttgGTGTGTTCCTAGCTGAAATTTTTAATCTTTTGCTAAGGATTGAACTTAAACATATTTTTGCTTAACGCTTAATGAGGCATACTTCTTTTTGCACGTCTTCGTGATTCTGGAATCCATAGTTGTGTTTCACTGAGTTGGATTCGTTGGTTAGACATTAACTAGCTAGGAACACACTCTTCTATAGGTGCAATTTGCTTCCGGTGAAACTCATAACCTATCCCAATTCCTAATTTCTAAGGAGTTAAATTATCCTTTAATAATAGATTGAAACTCGAAAGGGATGCAAAATAGAAcacatttttttagattttttttagaaagTTATCAATTCACAAGGCTACTGATTTGTCCTCAAAAAATTGGGCAAATCACTAAGGGTGTTCCTGAATATCCTTTTCACGCTGTAATATGATATAAGCTATATCTGTCCCTCTACCTTTATTTTGGCTTCAAACTCCAAGTTGTTATCCTTgggttttgtttttttagttcAGGAATCTTCTACAAACCATTGGGGTCTATCTAGTGCTAGTGGTTGGTGTGCAGTGTGTGAGTGTTGTATACTTTGGGTAGAAAGTTCAATTCCTACTCTTCCAAAAAATGTTACGTAATCTTCTTTTGAAATTATTATTGCATTAGATGTTATTTCCAAAAAGTGTTTTTCTTGACTACATTAGTGCCCTAAGAATTTGTTTGAGAGTTCGGAGGGAAACACATGACAAAGTGGGGGAATAGGGAGGGGACGGTAATGAAAGGAAAGAGGACGGGATGTTAGACTCGGCGTCAATAAGCTATGGACTCTAGAGAATGCGAGGCTGGCAGTCTAATACCTCTTTTACGCCATAAACAACTAAAATATTTCCAGAGTGAGTTTAGCTCTTACATTAATCTCCATGAGTTTACTTTCAattcaattccatgtttaatgAAATAATATACCCTTCAAGGACTGCATCCAAAGTCTTTACTCTTAAAATGTTGATTTATGATTCTGATTTTTTCTTGCTAAATAATGTATGTTTTTAgtacatattattattattattattgttataatgaCGATTAAGCTTTATTTTGGTCTCTTTGGTTATTTGTGTGTAGCTTCATCATCAATTTAACATTTTCCTCTATTTTTTTGGCTGTAGAAATCTGATGGGACTCCAAAAAGCTAATTTTATCGGTCATGCTAGCCATGACATGAAGGTCAGTCGGTTGTGGGAAGTAATCATGGGGAATAAAACCACATTGACCCTTAGTTGAACTATTGTCTCTGTATAGAATGGTGTGTTTCTGGTTATTTGTAGTTTTCTTTAATGGTGATGGAGGAGACGAGACCTTGTTTCATCCAGCAAGTTTgttacattttgttttttttgatgTAATCCTTCTCTAGGAAGTTTGGTGCATTATGTTTCGTGATCTTAAAGTGAATGCACAAGCTAGTTTCCCGTTAGAAAATTTCGGTTGGAGCTTTCTACGGTTTCCCTTGTTTTCATGTCTGCCTGCACACATGAGCAATTTCAACTTTTAAAAATGACAATGTCTGAATAAATCCAAAATTAATTCGGATGTACATTTTTGAAAATACGATTTGttctaattaaacttaacaaatatcttttgttatttattatttaatttcataTCAGAAACTTACATTAATGGTTAGTTTcacaatttaaattatttttactaataaTGTTTCACTTTAATTACATTATAATATCTTTTgaattgaatatatttttaattaaatttaacaaaTATTTACCAAAGTCAACAATAATTgaagttatttttattaataatatttcacTTTAGTtacattataatattataatatcttttgaattgaatatatttttaattaaatttaacaaatatttattaaattaacaataaaaactaaaaaaagttttaagtaaaaattatagttttatttttttgttaatttgtaaaaaaaatctagtcttaataaaataaaataaaatataaagtttaatgtttttaaaattCACTATCAAAAtagtaaatatatttttgtttgagTGAAACAATAAATATGTTACAATTACAAATTATATGTTTAAATTATGAGAGGTGCTATATGTCACGAAACCAAAGCCTCGCGATTATAACGAACACTTATTTTTCTTCTTAAGCTGATATTTAAAAATAGCTAAAATAATCATCTTTATATGCTAGTTAAAGACCATTTATTATTTTCcacatcaaaaaaaaaaacctcataATTCCAAATTCCagtaatcaataaaaaaaacttCATATAAAAAAACACCTTTTAAATCACCATTGTCAGACATACAATTGTACTCTCTAATTTAAAAGCGTGAGAAACTCTTTAGATTAAAGTTTGATTTTCAAAGCACTAAGTTCCATCTCATTGAAATATTGATGCGGTTACAATGAAAAAGCTAGAGAAAATTACTTATGCAAGTAACAAGTATACGATAAGTCATTCACGAATATTCGTGATAATTATATTCGTGATATTTAGCATTTTTCTTAAATTATATGTTTTCAACCTATGTCCCGTGAGCATATAATTTATGATaaaaaacattactttaaaaaatatatttttcttatattaaaatattatgaacacttaaatatttatttttctttaataataGAAATTTAAAAGTAAATTGTATTTCactattataataataacaataataataataataataataataataataataataataataataataataataataataataattattattattattaatattattgttattttattacAATTATTAAACTTGACTATCGTATTAATTGTATGATTTTATATCATAAATTTATATTgatatatattttgtattattttatttaaaattgtatttttttagttatacaattaaatatttatttatttactattaatcataaataatatctcataaataattgtaattaaaatgtttattaaaTAGAACACAATTAAAATGCATAGTTAATATTAGAACAAATGGtgtatttgtatatatttttgaattattttcgaATTTAATTTAGGTAAAAAAATAGTATTTGATGCGTCCTGAGATGTATCTCTTTCGAATTTATTCAAAGGCATTTTGGATTTTTAGAGGTGCGCCCATAATACAAAGTGGAAAGAAAAATTACTTTAATTTGTCCTTTTCGTCGTACACTATTAGTCTTAGTCAATGAATATAGTCTATGTAGATAGACATGACAACAGGGTAGGTCGGAGACGATTATTACCTCCCCAAATTTAAATTCGAATTTTCAAACAATCTTCGTCCCCCCACCCTAAACTCAAACGGGGATGGAAAATTAAAATCCAAACCCGACTTAAATGGGTTCGATTTGGGTTCGAGTAGCCCCGTCCTCCACCATCCatttagtgaaatcaattttttaaatagaaatgcttatttttttcaaaatcacattacattataaatattaaaattaaacaattttaaaaaagttcatacatacatttcaaatattttaaacaataaatacaaatcaaaatatcaaaacattaaaccacatatttaatattttaaattattaaaataaataataatatatataataaaataaacggGGCGAGTTTGGAGGCAGGTTCGAGATGTTTATTAGTGTATCCATTATCCGACCTGTCTCTATATTTTGTAATCGAGAAAAATTTAAACTCGAATTCAAACCTAATGAAAATAGTTTTCCCTTTAACTTTGAGACGAATTTAGGTGGATATCCGTGAATATGAGTTTTGTTGGCATCTCTTCATATTCATATGTAGCCCtaatgtgaaatttgaaatgactAAGTAGAATTTTATTTGAAGAGTTTGAAGCTGTGTGTCTCATTCCTAAGGCTTAGCATTGGCTACCTTTCCTAATGCATATCACGCCCGTTTTTTTCCATCATTTGCAGCTTGCCTTCATTATTGTATGAGTAGAAgtcaaataaattcataaaattttgAGAAGCTGATTTCTGTTGTTAATGTTGTTTGTTCTTTTATTAAGTGTCATGATGAGTTAAAAGTTGTCATTTTGAAGGAATTACATATTTATTAgagattgatgatattgtaattgGTAAAAGTAAAAATCACTTTCGTATTTTAAAATTAGTTGAAATTTTGTGTGGCGATTCACATTCCAATTCTATTTGTATCTTGATGAAAAATGTAGAAAACAACTtgttcaattttaaaataaattgcaaaAGAGAAAAATATGCTACATGCTACACATAAAAATGCCTATAGTTTTTTCAATTATTTGAAAGCATTTGATTTTATGCTTATCTCACATTTGACGAAAACAATTATGAGGATAAAggataaaatatgtgttttgtcaagctttaaaaaaaattagaatgtaGTTAATGCTATATCTTTGATTCGttaaacaatttttttccaaaacttgTAACAAAGTGGTTGAAATAAGTTGTTTACTAGTATGacattgtttttttgttgttgtgaaaTATGTGATATTGAAATAATTTCACTACCTTGCATTCTTGCAAACAATTACTATAGCGGAATTACAAATTAATGAATAGTCAGTGAATTTGTTTTCTTGTGCTTTGTCTATTAaggataaaaatagtttttttttaacattgaCATTATTCATACAGTGGAAGAATGACAAAGAATGTGAGCACCAAATACATACCTTGTAAAGAGGACATGTACCCATAGCTTATCAGATGTTTGAACCATTTCTAGATAACTTTGCCAAGAAGATAAGTGTTAGAATTCCTAATTGATTGAGTCTTTAAGCTATTTATCTTGTTAGGGTTGAGAAATATTGTCCCAATGCACCAAAGTAATGCATGTGTTGCTGGAACCCTTTCATATGAAGTTGTGAATCATACAATCAATGATGTCCCAAGTTCTCTGAAAGAGCCATATGTTTTGCATGTAGTAAGAAGAGAAAGAGGTCAATGCGAATAAAGCTAAAACTAATCTTCCATTATTCTTAAGGAGTATATTCTTCCATAAAGCCACACAGGTTTGCATCTTTCCAATAATGAAGTTGAAATCATTTTTTATTAACTTTTACTTTAAGGGTTAGAAACCCTaaatacttgttcatatgtgtgttgtTTGCAAAATACTGGATATATAGTATTGAGCTGTTGAATTTTGGCTCagaagatttgatttgatctATTTAAAGAGGTAATCCTCCTTATTTGAAGATACTCTTTTAGAGAGAGTATTAACTAAGTTAGAAAGTTTTGTCGATGTGAGTTTTAATATTGTGTTTCTTATGTAATATTCTATTCTTGAGAGTATTTCTTATTTTAGAGAGATAAAGTATTTAGTTTGTAGTTTTGATCTTAATCACACCTCAAATAATTGATTCTTGCAAATACTTGGGAAAATGTTTGAGTGAAAGTGAGAGGATCTCAAATTTATGAGGATCCTTAATTGAAATTCCCATGTAGTATTAGGAAAATGCACTGAACAGAGAGAGTTCAAATGAGACTTTAGTGTACTATTGACTACTTGAATGAGTGAATTTCGTTCCTCTGGGCTACAACTCTTCAAATGTAGGTGACGTTGCACCGAACTTGGTAACCAATTATTTGTGTTCATTATTTATGTGTGACATCTTGTTATCGCTTGATCAAAATTATAATTGACATCAGAGAAGGTACCTTGTTCTAGTTGGGTATGTTCCAgaatttttaatatattctatTCAAGATGGACAATACTAAAGAAGGAGGATCTATTAATCGACAACCTATTCTTGATGGTATTAATTATGACTATCAGAAGACTCACTAGTTTCTTTTCTTAAGTCCATGTATATCAAGACCAAGAAAACAACTATCAATGGACGAACTCCTCAATAGAATGTAGTCGAAGacaattttgaatttgtgaagcCCAAAAAAGATAGGACACCTGCTAAAGATGAAGTTGCGCTTGGAAACTATTGTCCTCTTAATTCTATTTATAATGGAGACAACAAAAATATCTTCAGGATCATTAATAAATGCACTGGTGTTAAAGATGTTCGATAAACCCTTGAAGTTGCTCATGAAAATACCTCCAAAGTTTGTATATCAAGGCTTTATCTCCTTAGCACAAAGTCTGAAAAATTGAAGATGCGTGAGAAGCTCTTAGTGAAAAGATGTCTGACGAGAAGCTCATGAGGAAAATTTCAAGATCACTTCCCAAGAGGTTTGACATAAGGCTATAGCCATTGAAGAAGTGCAAAATGCCTTAATAATGAACGTTGATGAACTAGTTGGCTCACTACTCACGTTTGAGATGACCTTTGATGAAAAGTCTGAAAAAAAGAGTAAAGGTGTAATGTTCAAAATGAATATTTATGATTGTGATGACCAAGTAGAACATGATGCTGATGAAAATCTCATTAAATCTATTGCCATGCTTGCTAAGAACTTTAGAAAGGTCATGAGAAGACTAGATAAGAGATATGAGAATAATGTCTCTAACTAACTTCTAAGACAATCAACAATAAAATTTAAGGAGTGGTAACTTTTAGCGTCGAGGAAAAGATGGTGAAAGACAAAATGTCAACGGTATTAATAGAGGCAAAGGATtccaatgtcatgaatgcaaaggCTTTGGACATACTCAAAATAATTGGCCAAGTTTATTAAGGAATCAACGAAAAAGCTACAATGTCAATTTCTTTG encodes:
- the LOC131609760 gene encoding uncharacterized protein At2g27730, mitochondrial — its product is MAMKSALSRGIVTRSMDSTSRGAFTRFFSNKGKVLSEEEQAKENVYIQKWERERLEKQKQAAEKAKAERAKETADNKKSDGTPKS